Sequence from the Amaranthus tricolor cultivar Red isolate AtriRed21 chromosome 1, ASM2621246v1, whole genome shotgun sequence genome:
TGCATGCTTCATCTTCGTGTTCAACAGAAGCAGAACCAGTTGACCAGAGCGCATCAAATGTGCCTTGCATTACAAGAGCTAATGAAGGATTCAGAAGTATGAATTTAGCAGTTTCTACTAGTGCCCCCTGAGTAGAATGATGCAAAACCAATGAAAGGATACAAAATACTAAGAGGTGCTCTTCTGTCAACTCGTTGGCTGTCATATTTGAAGGAAAAGAATCCAGCAACTGCTTGAACAGCagaggaaaaaaatataaattcattAATACTTTTATCTGTACTCTACAATCTGGAGAGCAAGAAACATGACTACCTTCATAACAACTGCTAACCAAGCTTCATCATCCATGAGTGCCTGAGACTGCACAGATTGTAAAGTGATGAAGATAAATTGCAAAAAAATCAGGCAATTCTCTAGCGAGGAAGGACATAATAGCTTTGAACAAAGAATTTGAACTGCATAGCCCATCCCATTTGTGCAGAGCTGATCTGAAGCATGTGGAaaaatattgataattgatGATACAAAATGAAGTAATGATATCACATCCCCGAGCGACATATCTTCCCCAGCAAGTTGTTTGAGCAAAAGAACCAACAGTTTTGGCAAAAGGTTGTCTCCCACAGTGGCTAAATGTGCTATATTAAGAAAATTGACAATCCTATCGTTCGCTTGGGTTCCATTAGAGCAACTATTTCTGCAGAGTTTGAGGATCTGGTTAGACAACACTTTGCTGATTTTCTCCTGTTGAAACAGCCATTTTAGTGAAGATGGGTGAATGTCAAAAGATGATAAATCCCAATCTCGCTCCAAGACCAGGAAGAAAATCATTTCAGCTTCTAAATTACAACAAATTTGGTCGTTCATCTTGGTCATGCTTCTACATAGAGCATAAACATTCAGCAAATGGACTATATCGGTTGAGGCAGCAGCTCTAGAAAGCAAGTGGCTGCTATTGACAAGCATATATTGCTCCAGAGAAGTCAAAACTAGCTTCTTGTCTGCAAGCCTGAGAAAGATGGGGAAAACCAGAAAGTCAAATTAGGAAATATATAGAGCAGCACCATATATCAGAAAAATGAGGTATGGTTAGACACTTGCATTTCATCAAATAAAGAGCTGACATATAGTATTTGTAGTACAGCGGTGTGGCAAGACGACAGCTCTAAGTTGCTCTTTTGTGCAAGAAGAAACAAAAGATCAACAGGATCCGTAGGCAGAGTAGATGCTACTGCTCTAATGGAATCACCGGAATCATTACCAAGAATATTATCCATAATTGTACTTAACATCAGGTACACCCTCAATTTCATCTTTTCTGTTGGATAAAGGCCTAAGCATCTAAAAGACAAGCTAAACCAAGAGACCGAAAGTAGAGTATGCGTGAGTTGCAGGGTTTGATCATATTGAGAATGTAACAATATAAAGTGCAAGGTCTCCAGTATCCCCAAAATAATATCCTCTTCCAATGCATTAATTTCTGTTATAAACCAAGGTACTATATGCTTCCGACATATTTCTAGAATAGTTTGTCTCATTTGTATTTCTGTACTATTACATGAAGAGCTGGTTTCACGAATCAATAAGAATGCCTCTTTTAACAGAGCTAAAGAATGCAGATGTTGATAGCTGTCCAAGTCATCTATGCTCAATGAGGCCAAAACTGCATGCTTGGATGCTTCTAAGATTATAGGCATCCGTGTTGAAGAACCGCTAGCAGAAGGACATTtaacaagagaaacaaaaatgGAACAAATGGTAATGAATGTTTCAGAAAGCATGCCAATCTCTCCAGCAGCATATCTCTTTAGCATTAGCACCAAGGAACTACTTATTGCTTCCTCAAGTTTTGCAGATACAACTCCGGGTGAGCTAGAGATGCCATCTAAAATGAGCTTTAGCATCTTAGGTTGAATAGGATGAAAAGGTACTTCAGTTATTTGAGGCAGAACAGAAACCACAGCAGAGAATCCAAGGGCAAGCCTTTGCCTGAAGGTGTGTTCGGCCGTTGATAAGACATCAAGAATTTGAACACATGAGCTAATAATTTGGTCCGTGTATTCTGTGCGTAGTAGAAATTGAAATGTGAGTATATCATTATGTAGCTTGCAACATGCATCTTACTAGAAATATTCATGCTAGAATGTTTGTGATAGGTGGCCAATAACCACAAGGGTGGGATATCTGGAAAGGATAAAGAATGCACACATCATGCAGGCGCTTATTAAATATTAGTACATGTGGCATAAAAATCACGAGCATATTGGGCAATTTATCACCTGATAGCCTCAGTATTTCAAATATGTAGTCTGCAAGATTTTCTTCCACCAAGAGTTGAATCTGTTTGAGTGAACAGGCGCCACATGACAAACAGTGTATAATGAAGTCCAACGTAGAACTCTGAACTTGACTATCAGGAGAGAGCAATGGAGATTTAATGGCCTCGGCAAACAATCTAGTCAAAGACACTTCGTAAAATTCACCATTGGAAGTTTGCATAAAGTTATCAGCTTCACATGTATCCATCATATTGAATTCGCTTGAAAAGGCATTTGAGAGGTATCCTCTTTGACCCAACGCCTTTAGAAGTGCTACACAGGTACATCAACCATCACTTGAATGCagtttaaaattgtaagacaAAAACATTCTTGTGGTTCTTATATCCCATATGTTTCAGGATACCACAACTTAAAGACAAAAGGTAAAACTCCCCTTCATGAaaaagggaaattccacatggtagcatccggTTTTCATGAAATGgtaacacttttgtaagatttttccacacggtagcatccaatttatgcactatctaactgccgtagtatttaccgttaaattcttgttaatttctgtttaattcatcattttgtaagatttttccacatgatagcatccagtataattcttgttaatttctgtttgattgatcattttgtaagatttttccacatgataacatccaatttttgctctcaaatgtttaattcaccattttaacttttaattcaccgattaatttatcaacgtcCTTAAATgctgtaacaattttatttttatttaaagtattggcattataaagttcaaaagtgcattacaaacactaataaataattcaaaaggcgcattttataattcaaaaggTACATTtcaaaagttcaaaaggtgcatttcaagcactaatacatatctacttagttgttacaacatttaagtgTGTTGGCAAATTAATTggtgaattaaaagttaaaatggtgaattaaacatttgagagcaaaaattggatgctatcatgtggaaaaatcattacaaaataatgaattaccgaaaattaacaagaatttaacggaaaatgctacggcagttagatagtgcataaactggatgctaccatgtggaaaaatcttacaaaagtgctatcaCTGGCATTTTATGAAAAtcagatgctaccatgtggaatttcccaaaaAATAATAGCATGAATCTCCCAAAGTCAGCACCCAGCTAGCTAGCCCAGATAGCAGACCCAGTTTAAGCCTTCACAAGACAAAGAGGAATCCCAATGATTACTCAAAAGATTATGCCTTGCAAAGTTTTCTAACTAATGATCCTATACAAGTTTTTACTTGGAAAAATGCTTTCCTCTTTTTGACCTTTTCTCAACGTAAAATTATCAATGTCATGTTTAAACTGCTAACCATTAGACATTGCAACTCACTAAGC
This genomic interval carries:
- the LOC130814334 gene encoding protein PUTATIVE RECOMBINATION INITIATION DEFECT 1 isoform X1, with product MAEMNNYEELYSLESNPSPLSTSLPLSCNQGHRSSLILKTEEGGYICLICFINLISNPDSPTFHVSYAISQLYHAISQPSFLSPLLSFHFHIILSPLVYSLSSFDDEQIAKQVIDVVSQLSDSGGFSVSGDFVAKIADVLTSGELTWSRRQVYSLHCLGVLLTRQEDTYACIKYKSGLINNLIMGLKLPSDDIRGEIMFVLYKICIVQHSSKDDEGADVLFEYCSIILRLSLDALMKTQRDDVRLNCLALLKALGQRGYLSNAFSSEFNMMDTCEADNFMQTSNGEFYEVSLTRLFAEAIKSPLLSPDSQVQSSTLDFIIHCLSCGACSLKQIQLLVEENLADYIFEILRLSEYTDQIISSCVQILDVLSTAEHTFRQRLALGFSAVVSVLPQITEVPFHPIQPKMLKLILDGISSSPGVVSAKLEEAISSSLVLMLKRYAAGEIGMLSETFITICSIFVSLVKCPSASGSSTRMPIILEASKHAVLASLSIDDLDSYQHLHSLALLKEAFLLIRETSSSCNSTEIQMRQTILEICRKHIVPWFITEINALEEDIILGILETLHFILLHSQYDQTLQLTHTLLSVSWFSLSFRCLGLYPTEKMKLRVYLMLSTIMDNILGNDSGDSIRAVASTLPTDPVDLLFLLAQKSNLELSSCHTAVLQILYVSSLFDEMLADKKLVLTSLEQYMLVNSSHLLSRAAASTDIVHLLNVYALCRSMTKMNDQICCNLEAEMIFFLVLERDWDLSSFDIHPSSLKWLFQQEKISKVLSNQILKLCRNSCSNGTQANDRIVNFLNIAHLATVGDNLLPKLLVLLLKQLAGEDMSLGDVISLLHFVSSIINIFPHASDQLCTNGMGYAVQILCSKLLCPSSLENCLIFLQFIFITLQSVQSQALMDDEAWLAVVMKLLDSFPSNMTANELTEEHLLVFCILSLVLHHSTQGALVETAKFILLNPSLALVMQGTFDALWSTGSASVEHEDEACTDHAAVFLLSFCHFYLQSLKVVLPGSMKWENFFNLPEGTSTFPSIGIYCHDICRFLHYGSSLIKLVASYCLIDFLSGITNQLNLNQNNVKCSMGYIRSMVALLEGLIFHCDLRIAINSGLCLSIIYSWEVPNLYHTSLVRTNGWCRMIVEELTRSLAAPCSVSMSLMDNHRPAVHIATSVLRLKNIPSWMNSVFDEVCVSSIIENLCPSNITVEVVLLFQQLLISDYLKPNQITNLSHLLQACKRRLCMENSEDICTGDEERKKVVTMSSNLEEICEFLVQLLTYSHLDINSSGHNAKNSRLMEETELFLRLLAGNGEN
- the LOC130814334 gene encoding protein PUTATIVE RECOMBINATION INITIATION DEFECT 1 isoform X2; translation: MGLKLPSDDIRGEIMFVLYKICIVQHSSKDDEGADVLFEYCSIILRLSLDALMKTQRDDVRLNCLALLKALGQRGYLSNAFSSEFNMMDTCEADNFMQTSNGEFYEVSLTRLFAEAIKSPLLSPDSQVQSSTLDFIIHCLSCGACSLKQIQLLVEENLADYIFEILRLSEYTDQIISSCVQILDVLSTAEHTFRQRLALGFSAVVSVLPQITEVPFHPIQPKMLKLILDGISSSPGVVSAKLEEAISSSLVLMLKRYAAGEIGMLSETFITICSIFVSLVKCPSASGSSTRMPIILEASKHAVLASLSIDDLDSYQHLHSLALLKEAFLLIRETSSSCNSTEIQMRQTILEICRKHIVPWFITEINALEEDIILGILETLHFILLHSQYDQTLQLTHTLLSVSWFSLSFRCLGLYPTEKMKLRVYLMLSTIMDNILGNDSGDSIRAVASTLPTDPVDLLFLLAQKSNLELSSCHTAVLQILYVSSLFDEMLADKKLVLTSLEQYMLVNSSHLLSRAAASTDIVHLLNVYALCRSMTKMNDQICCNLEAEMIFFLVLERDWDLSSFDIHPSSLKWLFQQEKISKVLSNQILKLCRNSCSNGTQANDRIVNFLNIAHLATVGDNLLPKLLVLLLKQLAGEDMSLGDVISLLHFVSSIINIFPHASDQLCTNGMGYAVQILCSKLLCPSSLENCLIFLQFIFITLQSVQSQALMDDEAWLAVVMKLLDSFPSNMTANELTEEHLLVFCILSLVLHHSTQGALVETAKFILLNPSLALVMQGTFDALWSTGSASVEHEDEACTDHAAVFLLSFCHFYLQSLKVVLPGSMKWENFFNLPEGTSTFPSIGIYCHDICRFLHYGSSLIKLVASYCLIDFLSGITNQLNLNQNNVKCSMGYIRSMVALLEGLIFHCDLRIAINSGLCLSIIYSWEVPNLYHTSLVRTNGWCRMIVEELTRSLAAPCSVSMSLMDNHRPAVHIATSVLRLKNIPSWMNSVFDEVCVSSIIENLCPSNITVEVVLLFQQLLISDYLKPNQITNLSHLLQACKRRLCMENSEDICTGDEERKKVVTMSSNLEEICEFLVQLLTYSHLDINSSGHNAKNSRLMEETELFLRLLAGNGEN